In Leptospira bourretii, the genomic window TGCGTGGGGGCAAGGGACTGACCTCTTAAATACTGGTTGTACATGGCTTCTGCGTCTCGTTCCAAAAACACATCCATATTCGCAAACTTGATTTCATTCGGTAAGGCTCCAAACTTCACCCGATTCACCATTTTGATTTTATCGATATAGTTACGTTTATGATCTTTACCAGTGATTCCAACAGACATACCAGGGAAAAAGCCAACTTCAATTTCTTTGTTATTTGCTTTAATTGCCGTAGGATCAAGCGGGTATTTGTACAAAGCAAAAAGTTTCTTTAAAAAATAAACTTCTACTTCGTCAGTTGAAAACCCATTCGCACTAGAAGCCCAAGGATTTTTATTTTTGGCTCTGTATAAGTCAATTTGACTTAATACATAAGCATTATCATACGATCCATTTAAAGAATAATCAATTGCAGATTGTGAGAATAAAAGCGGATCCACCTCAATGAGAACATACCGCAATGGTAACTTTGAATTAAGCGTTCTTTCTAACCAATAAGCTTGGAAACTGGGTGGACCAAAAGGTGCCGCAAAATTAAATGAATTTGTATTGGGAAAAAATGATTCCAACATATCCGAATCAAATTCACCGGAACGGGAACTACCCAAAATCAAACCAATTTGTTTGGAAGGATTCTTTTGTTGTTCCGCAAGCATTACCTCAAAAAGGTCTTCTTTTAATTCATAAAACTTTCTTTCAATTTTTTTCCAACTGTATGTGTTTTCGACAATCACAGGTAAAAAGAAAATTTTATCCAAAAGGAATAATGCTAAAGCCAAAAGGATAGGATATAAAACGACTGGAAATTTAAATTTTGAATTCATATTAAAATTGGAAGTAGATAAATTCCGTTCCTCCTGGTGCTAAATAACCCAATAAGATGGTAACAACCAATGAAAATAACAACAGAAAACTAACGGAAGTTTTGGTTGACCAATTCTCTCTAGGAAAACTTGGTTTCGTTTGTAAATAGTTGAGTAAAAAAGTAAGAGCCAAACAATATGCGATAACTTCTAGTTTGTTCGTTCGTTCTCCAGATCCAGCACTAAAAACCTTAGCAATCATAACTAATGATTTTTGTACAGTTGGTGCATTAAAGAAAGCAAGTGTAAAAACAAAAAAGGAAAATGCATAAATCATTCCCAATACTTGTTTCCATTTGGGGAGAATTGCGTTCTTATCTGGTTTGCGGATTAATTCAATTTTTCGTTCTACACAAAGGAGAAAACCATGCAAAAACCCCCAAATGATAAAAGTAAAATTGGCCCCATGCCAAAATCCTGCCAGTGTAAACGTAACAATCAAATTCAGGTATCCGCGATATTCGGAAACACGAGAACCACCTAATGGAAAGTAAATATAATCTTTGATCCAAGTGGCAAGAGTCATATGCCAACGAGTCCATATTTCCCTAACAGATCTGGATAAATATGGTGCATGAAAATTCTCTGGTAAATTAATTCCTAAAAGTTTCCCAAGACCTCTTGCCAAATCAGTATAGCCGCTAAAATCACAATATACCCTTGCCGCATATCCGAACCAAGCCACAAGATTAGTAAAACCATCAAACTGATCAGGATTCTGAAAAATTGGTTCGATGACAGGCGAAAGATTATCGGCAATTACGACCTTCTTAAATAATCCAAGAAATACTAGATAGTAGCCTTCAAATAATTGTTCTTTTTTTGCATTCCAAACTTCTAATTGGTAAAAAAATTCTCCATGCCTTACGATAGGACCTGCAACTAGTTGTGGAAAGAAAAAGATAAACAGCGCAAACTGAAAAAAGTTTGGATTCTCTTCAGCATTTCCTCTTTTGATATCAATGGTATAAGCAACCATTTGAAAGGTATAAAAACTGATGGCCAATGGAAGGGTAATCGATTCAAATCCAAACTGCGATTGTAGTAAGTTTTGGATGGTTTCGGGAGCAAAAAAAATGTTACCTGTGAGCTGGAAAACAAGCGCCCAAACAAAATAGAAATACTTGAACAAAAAAAGATTTCCAAAGTTAACGAGCAAAGAAACCGGATACCAAAAGGAGGACTTATTTTTCAGAATCTGTTTATTAAAAAAATGATTTAACAAAACAATCAAGAGAAAGTGAAAAGCAAAAGGAATCGACCAGGCTGCATAAAATGCAAAAGAGGCCAAAAACAAAAACCCCAGGCGAAATTTGCCGCGGAACACCCAGTGTAAACAATACACAACAAGAAAGAACAAAAGAAAACTAAGGGACGTAAATTTCATTTTAAGATTTCACCAATATAATAGATCATATATCCCCATCAACCTGAATCACAAGCCCCTTTAGGTATTCTCCTTCCGGATGAAAGACAGAATATGCGTGGTCCGGGCTTTGGGTAAGATGGTGCAAAATTCTAACTCTCTTTTTGGCATCCTTTGCGGCACCGAAAACAATTTTTTTGAAAAGATCAAAGGAAATATGCTGTGAACAAGAAAAAGTAAAAATGAGTCCTCCCGTTTTTATTTTGGACATGGCCCTCATATTGATGTCCTTGTAACCTCGGCTTGCCTGGTTGACTGTACTGATACTTTTCGTAAACGCCGGAGGATCCAAAATGATTAAATCATAAAAATTGGAATCCATAGTCTTTAGATAATCGAAACTATCCAAAACCAAACTTTTGTGTTTTTCTGACTGCTGTTTTAAATTAATTCCATTTAGTTCTAAATTTCTTTCACAAAGTTCAATTGCCTGTTTCGATATATCTAAACTATGAACTGATTTTGCTTCAGCTAACAATGCATAAACAGAAAAAGCTCCAGAATAGGCAAAGGTATTTAAAACTATACGATCCTTTGCATAACGAGATACCAATGCCCGATTGTCTCTCTGGTCTAAAAAAAATCCTGTTTTTTGTCCCTTCGTAATGTCAGCAATAAACTTAATTCCATGTTCTTTAAATTCAGGTTCTGTTTCTGTTCCTTTATGGAAAATAGAATCTCCGCCAACTTTATCATCTGATTTTTCACGTCTTTCTAAAATAGTTTTGAAACCTTTTTGAGATAAAAATGAAACCAAAGATTCAGATAAACCGATAGCCCCTGGTGTTTTTAGTTGCATAACGGCTGTTTCATGGTAACAATCGACAACCACACCAGGTACACCATCGCCTTCTGAATGAAAAAGACGAAATCCAGTTGTCTCCTTGGGGAGAAGAGATCTTTTGGATTGATAAATTGCGTTCCATTTTTTTATCCAATATGCTTCATCACTTCCATTTTTCAATTCATCAAAAGAGAACAAACGAATGCGAATTTGGCTTTTGGGATCATAATGTCCCCAGGCTAAAAAAACACCTGATGATGATTCCACTCGTACAATGGAACCGGAAGGCAATCCCTTTTCTTCCGAAGCTATGGCGCCCGAAAATATCCAAGGATGAAAATTTAATACTGCTTTTTCTTTATTCTTTTTTAATCGAATGACCATTTTGAATCCATTTGGAAACATTACAGAGTTATGAACGTTCAAGTTCGTTTATATATGATAAAATCGATTCTCATTTTTCTTGTCTTTTCTTTTTCCCTACTCCACTCCCAAACATTACCAAATTCTACTACAAAAACCTATGAAAATGATATTGTTTCACTCGATACCAATCAAAACGATCCCGATTCATTTTGGTATATGATTGAAGAGGATTTGAGCGAAGAAAAAATCCAATCCATTACAGAGTCAAATTTCAAAACGAAAGAATGGAAACAAATCGCAGTTCCAGGAAATCTTTATCAAAATAAAGAACACTATGCAGCAAAAAAAACTGTCACACTTGCAAAATGGGTTCAGTTTCCACTGGATTCATCGAAACAATTAAGTTTTCGACTAGGAGTGATCAATGACAGGGACCGGACGTATTTAAACGGGAAATTGATAGGTCAAACAGGAGAATGGAATGCAACGGAACCACAAGCATATGACAAGTTACGATTCTACAATATTCCCTCTCAACTCATTCAGTATGGGAAAAAAAATCTTTTATTAATTAGAATCCAACCTTATTTCGGGAACTCCGGTGGGATCGAACAAGATGAGACCCTACTTGGACCCACAGATAAAGTCAATGCACGGTTTTTTAAAGACGAATTTATTAAGTTACTATTTCTGACGATTTACTCTACAGTCGGAGGTTACTTTCTCTTTTTGTTTATTCGAAGAAGAAAAGATAGGGAAAACTTGTTTTTTGCATTATTTTCCTTCTCGTTCGTCATTTATAATTTTTTAAGAAACCAACTTAAGTACGAATTTGAATTTTCATTTTTAGAAATGAAAAAATTAGAATACATGACAATTCTATTACTCATACCATTCATGTATCATTTTCTTCGCACCTTATTCGAAGAAAAATACCATATCCTTGGTAAAATTTTAGATGGAATTCAACTTGTTTGTTTTATCTATTTTGCACTGACTCATAACATAGAAACATTTAGTTTTTTACTGACTAACTTCATCCAACCAACCTGGGTTTTATATGTTATACTAATTTTTGCGATTCTTTTCAAAAACCTAAAGAAAAAAGAAAGGAGAGCATTTTATATTACCATCGGGCTTACGATCGTTCTTTTTGCAGCAGTCGTTGACACAGCCACTAATCGTAATTACTGGGTGTTCCCACGAATTATGGGATATACATTTCTTGTTTTCAATATCTCTCTTGCGATCATTCTCGCAAATTCATTTGTAAAACTAAATGAGGAAGTAGAAGATTTAAATAAAAACTTAGAAAAAAAAGTAGAGGAAAGAACTGACGCGTTAAATGAATCACTAAACCAATTACAAATTTTAAAAGAAAAACAAGATGGTGATTACTTTTTAACATCCCTTCTCATCCATCCACTTGCGCGCATCGACAACCAAATTCCAGAAATACATATCGAAACATATGTGAACCAAAAGAAAAAATTTCAATTTCGAGGCAAAGACGGAGAAATTGGCGGCGATATCTGTATTGTTGGTACTGTGCATTTGGAATTGGGAGAATATACTGTTTTTGCCAATGGAGATGCTATGGGAAAATCAATCCAAGGTGCAGGCGGCGCTTTGGTCTTAGGCGTTGTATTCCAAGCAGTACTTTCCCGAGCAAAATCAAGTTATACTAAATCAAGACCACCAGAACTTTGGCTAAAAGATTTATACGTGGAACTACAATCTGTATTTGTTAGTTTTGATGGATCAATGTTGTCCAGTGTTGTCCTTGGGATGGTCGCAAAAGATGGATTTGTTTACTATATCAACGCAGAACATCCTTGGAGTATTCTCTATAGAGATGGAGTTGCTTCATTTATTGAAACAGAACTTTCTATGAGAAAACTCGGCTTTCCCAAAAACGACCATTACTTTCAAATCAAAACCTTTGCGCTAGAACCAGGAGATACTTTACTCATTGGTTCAGATGGAAGAGATGACATCGGTTTTATCAAAGAGGAAAACGGCACAAGAATTATCAACGAAGATGAAACATTAATTCTACGTTTTGTGGAACGTTCTAAGTCAGATATCAATAATTTGGTTTATGAAATCGAAACAAATGGAGAAATCACTGATGACCTATCATTTCTAAAAATAGAATATTCTCCAAAAAACAGAAGGATGTCACTCCCTGACTTTGTCAAAAAAGAATATATAGAAATCAAAACGAAAGCAAAACAAGGGAAATATGAATTTGCATTGGAACAATTAGAAACTCTTATGGAAAAATTCCCTCATCCAAATTTCTATGCATTTGCAGGGAAATTGTATTATCAGTTGAAAAATTGGGGAGAAGCCATTCGGAATTTTAAACTGGCAACAAATGAAAATCCCAACAGAGAAGACTATCTCTATCTGACAGCTAAGACCTTATTCAAAAACAATCAAACACAAGAAGCTGTGATTTGGAGCGAACGACTGTTTTTACGAAATAAGTTTCACAAGCAGAATACAAAATTGTTTCTGCATCTGCTTGATTTAACAAAGAATATAGACAAAAAAGAGTTTTATTTAGAATTTTTAACCGCGGAAAAAGTATAAAACAACAAGGAGTCCAAGTAGAATTCGATAGATTCCGAAGGACAAAAAACTCCTTCTGCGGATAAATGCCATAAACAATCGAATGATAAAGTAACAAATTACAAAAGAAACTATGCTACCAAAAAAAAGAAGGCCAATGGTCTCCGAATTCAAAATCGCTCTGTGTTTATAAAGTTTATAAATACCTGCAAGAGTTAGGACGGGAATCGCAAGAAAAAAAGAAAACTCAGCAGAGTCTTTTTTCGAAACACCAAGAGTCCTTGCAGTGATGATGGTTGCTGCTGACCTTGAAACACCAGGTATCAAAGCGAAACATTGAAAAAGACCAACAAGTATGGACTCCTTCATCCCAATGATCCGACCATCCCCTTCGTCATAATGTTTTAATTCTACAAACACCATCACAAGACCTCCCACAAACCAAGAAAGTCCAAGGATTAACAGAAGATCAGGTCTCATTTTAATTTGGTCTAATATGTTTTTAAACAAAAAACCAAGAATGAGGATAGGAAGGATCCCAACAATTAAATTGCGATAGAATTCTAATCCTGATTTATCATCAGAAGTTTTGGTTACAAATTGAACGGCAGTTTTCGTATGTTTCCATAAAACTCTGAAATACAAAACTACAACAGAAAGTATTGCACCTGTTTGAATGAATATATCAAACAAATCCTCAAAGGCTTCATGATCAATTGTAAGGTTTTCAAAAGGAAAAAAGTAACTAAAAAGAAAAAGATGTCCTGTAGAGGAAACGGGAAGGAATTCCGTGGCAGCTTCAATGATGCCACGGAGAAACGCATTTAAAGTATTGTCCATTCCGACTTATTATTTTTTGTCAGCTGGTTCTTCCACTTTTTTCTTTGGTGCAAGGTATGCATCTAAGTCAAATTTATCATTACGTTTGATGGTAACTTCTTCTTTGATTCTTTCGACTACCAGAGGAAGTTGCTCTCTTGTTTGTAATTGTTTGATTTGTGCTTTTGCAAAAGTGAGGCATTTATCGATTGTTAGGTTTGCAATATTTCGATCCAAACCACGAAGTCTCTCACATTCTGCTTTTGCTTGTTCGTCAGTGATTTGGATTTTTTTCTCCACTTGTTCCGAAACATACATTTGAGCAATGGTTTGCATTTCCACTTGTTTAATCACTTCTGCAACATCTGGACGAGAAATGTATCCATTTTTCTCAGCAACAAGTCGAGTCATGATCATTTGGCGGTAAGTTTGATAGAAGTTCTTCTTTTGAAGTTGGTAGTTCAAATCTTGAAAGTTTTGAGGAACCTCATTGATGTCTTTTTCAATGAATTCCAAAAGAGTTTTCTTTTCGATATTTTGCAAACGACTGATCGAATCGAGAGCTGTATCGTAAGCTGCTTCAAAGTCTTTTACGGTAATTTTATGGTTATCCAAAGTTTCGATGACCGGAGAGGAGTCCGAACACTGAACGAGGAAAAGAGATGCCAAAAAAACAAACAAAGGAAGGATTTTAGTCATATTATTTTAGTGCCTGAAAGGATTTGGGATGATGGTTTCGTGAATTCCCGCAATGTCCATCCTTTTTTAAGCAGACTAGATTGAATCTAATGCTTAAAAATTAAGCGGCTAAAAATTCCAAAAGAGAGAGCAGTTTTTTGATTTTTTGTAGATCTTCGCGCTCCGGAATCGTATAACGCAATACAGATGGCTCTTGAGGCGAAATGAGCAAACCTTTGAACTTGGCCATGGCTTGGATCACACGGTCAGGATTTCCCCGAAAATACGTTCCACATTTGAATAAAATCTCTTCTGGTTTTTCCGTCACAAATTCGAAACCTAAATTGGAAGCCAAGGTGCGGATTTTTTCCAATTCCACGAAGGTCTTTGCAATTTGAGGCAGTTCCCCAAATCGGTCTTCCATCTCAAGGGAAAGTTCCTCGATTTCATCCAAATTCGCAGATCCTTCAAAACGTTTGTAAAACTCAATTTTCTGTTTTGTATCCGGGATATAATCATCTGGTAGATAGAAGTTTGTTTTCAAATTGACAGCTGTACGAACTTCCACTCGTATTTCTTCACCTTTGATTCGTGAAATCGCCTCTTCTAACATTTTGACGTATAGATCAAAACCGACTTCCATGATATCACCGGATTGTTCTTTCCCCAAAAGATTCCCTGCACCACGGATTTCTAAATCACGCATAGCGACCTTAAAACCAGAACCTAACTCTTGGTATTCGAAAATTGTATTAAGCCTCTTTTCTGCAAGTTCAGTCATCAGCTTTTTAGATGGATAAAACATATAGGCATAGGCTTTTCTATCAGAGCGACCAACACGTCCCCGAATCTGATATAACTGGGAAAGACCAAACATATCTGCCCGTTTTACAATCAGAGTATTGACATTGGGCATATCAATTCCTGATTCAATGATTGTTGTTGTGACTAAAATATCATATTTTTTTTCATAAAAATCGACTAAGGTTTCTTCGATTTCATCTTCGGTCAACTGACCGTGAAGAATACCAACAGAAACTTCCGGAACCAAAGAACGAATATAAGCGGCTTCTTCCTCAATCGATTCTACCCGATTATAAAGATAAAAAACTTGCCCACCTCTTTCTATTTCTTTCCGAATCGCTTCTTGAATGAGAGTGTCATCTTCTTCCAAAACATATGTTTCGACACTCTGTCTATTTTTTGGTGCAGTCGAAATTATTGAAAGTTCACGAATTCCAGTGAGAGCCATATGCAAAGTTCTCGGGATAGGAGTTGCTGTTAAGGTCAAAACATCCACAAGGTTTTTGAATTTTTTAATCGCCTCTTTGTGAGTGACACCAAACTTCTGTTCTTCGTCGATAATCAATAGACCTAAGTTTTTTGGTTTTACCTTTGAAGACAAAATAGCATGAGTTCCTATGAGCATGTCAATTTTACCTTCTGAAAAATTCTTTAGATCTTCTCGAATCTCAGCGGCAGAGCGAAAACGAGAGACAAAGGCAATTTTTACTGGGTAGTTCTCATATCTTTGTTTGAAAGTATTAAAATGTTGTAAGGAAAGGATGGTTGTGGGAGTGAGAAGCATTACTTGTTTCCCAGCCATAATTACCTTGAATGCCGCACGAATCGCAACTTCTGTTTTCCCGTATCCAACGTCACCGCAGACCAAACGATCCATTGGCCTTGCAGATTCTAAATCTTGTTTTACCGATTCAATTGCAGAAATTTGATCAGGGGTTTCTTCAAATTCAAAGGCAGCTTCAAATTCTTCCTGCCAAATGGTATCAGGTGGAAATGCAAAACCATTCAATTTCATTCGATTCGAATAAAGTAACACTAGTTCTTCGGCAAGTTTATCAACAGATTCCTGAACTCGATCCTTTGCTTTTTTCCAAGAATTTTTTCCGAGAGTGTCGAGTTTTGGTGTATCTGTACCGCCAATATATTTTTGAACTAACGAAATTTGATCGAGGGGAACAAATAAACTATCCCCACCTGCATATTCTAATTTTAAGAAGTCTCTTTCTTTTCCGTCTGCTTTTGTTCTTTCAATTTTGACAAATCGGCCCACACCATGATTGACATGCACTACATAGTCGCCTTCTTTCAAATCAATGAAAGATTCAATCATCTGGGAGGCTTGTTTTTTATAACGAGTTTTTCGTTTGTACTGACGCCCGAATAAATCATTATCAGTAAAAATATAGGTATTATCCTCTAAAACATGAAACCCACGTTTTAGGTCTGAAATCACTAAGTGAATTCCAGGTTTGACTGAATTAAGTGGAAGGGGTCTTGGTTCTTCCGATTCGGAATGAACAGTTTCTAATTCGTTTTCAGAAAATAATCCTTTTAATCGCATCATCTGAGCAGAAAAGGAAGATGTAATGAAAATTTTATTTTTGGGATCTTCGTTTAATAACTCTAAAAAATACTCTTTAGCCTCACGAATCTTACCACGAAAACCCCTAACTTCAGTAATAGGTTCATAAGAAAAATTTTTCTGGTGGTCTGGTAAAAGCGAAAATCGAATCCCTGGAGTTTCCTCAGAAATAAGTGTATTCCACTCCTCTCCAAAGGAAAGTAAATCTTCTGGTTTTAAACAGAGGGCTTCTTCTTTTTTCTTTTCGAAAAGAGTGTTGTATTCTCTTTCCATTCCATAAGAACGCTCTTTCGTATCAAAAAATCTAGGAAAAATGACAATTGGTTTCTTAGGAAAGAAGTTTAGAAAACCTTCGTGATTTCGAATCAGCGGAAGATGTTCCTCGATAATTTCTAATTCCGAGTCGATGGGAAGGCGTCTCTCTTTATGGGAAACCAAAATCTCCTGGTATTTTGTTTTCTCTTCTCGACTCACAATGGTTTCGTTTGCTGCCGTAATGACAATTTCTTGAATTTTTGCAATGGACTTTTGGGTATTGGGATCGAAGGTTCGAATTTCATCCACTGTATCGCCGAAAAAATCGATCCGCACAGGGTTTGCCAAATAAGGAGTGTAAATATCTAAAATTCCACCCTTTAAACTAAAATGACCAAACTGTTCGCAAACCTCTTCCCTATGGTATCCTAAATTGACCAAATCGGATAATAATCGATCTAAAGGAAAATCTTTTCCCAATTTTAATGTAATGGATTTTCCTTTTAAACTATCTTTTACCGGAAGTTTTCTAAGAAGAGCAGAAACTGAAGTGACCACCAAACAACGATTTCCTGACAAAATACGATTGATGGTAAGAATCCTATCACGTTTCCATTCCATTTGCCATTTTGTATACTCATAAGGAATATTTTCTGGACCAGGAAAATAAAAGATTTCCTCTTGTGGTAAAAAACTCAAAAGTTCTCTAGAAAAACTCTCTGCATCTTGATTAGTCGGTAGTACAACTAAAAAAGTAGAATCAGAGTTAAGTGTTTCATACAAAGAACCTGTCACAAAAGAATGAGCCGATTCTGGAATCCCACTCAAATTGACTAAGGTAGTCTTTATTTCAGATAATACAAGTTTCGGATTAAATTTTCGATCTTCGATTTCTTTGGACATTTAAGTTTCATTTGGAATTTTAATTATCTGATTGTCGATGAGACGAACATCACCAACAAACACAGCCAATGCGAGAAGCACTTCTCCTTCCATTTTTTCAATCGGTTGGAGATCAATTGGATCTACGACTTCTAAATAATCAATACGAACTGAACTTCCTGTGAGCAAAAAATCCCTCAGAATTTCTTTCCAAAGAGGAAGGTTCCGTTCTCCACCAAAAACAGTTTTTTCAGCCAAGGCAAACATTCTTGGAATGAGACTTGCTGTTTCCCTGTCTTTAGGGTTCAGACGAACATTACGAGAACTCATTGCGAGCCCATCCGGCTCCCTTCGCGTGGGAACGCCAACCACTTCCAAAGGAAAATTAAGATTTTCGACCATGGCAGAAATCACCCGGAATTGTTGGTAGTCCTTCAGGCCAAAAAAAACAGTCGTAGGTTCGATTAAATGGAATAGTTTCGAAACAATTTGTAATACACCTTCAAAATGACCAGGCCTTGTGCGCCCACAAAGGTGTTTTTGTAATGTTGGGATACTCATTTGGATTGGAGTTTTAGTATCCGGATAAATGGTTTTGACTTCGGGTAAAAAAACCAAATCCACTCCCCTTTCTTCGCATAACTTCAAATCGGTTTTTGTATTCACCGGATAATTCTCAAAATCCTTTGGATCATTAAACTGAGTGGGATTTACGAAAATTGATACAATGGTTTTATCTGTTTTTTTCTTCGAAGTTTCTACCAAATCCATATGACCTGAATGCAAACTTCCCATGGTAGGACAAAAACCAATGGAGGATCCTTCCCTTTTCCATATTCCAATTTGTTTCTTTAGTTCTGGAATGTTAGATATAACGATCACAATGATTCCTCTGTACGAACCTTAACACTAGTTCCATGCTCTTCATCCAATCCCTCTAATTCCGACATCAATTTTACAAATGGATAAAGTGTTTCTAAGGATTCTTTTGTTACTTCTTGGAAAGTTACTCGTTTCAAAAATGTATCCACTCCAAGAGAAGAATAAATTCGACTCCCTCTGGCAGTGGGAAGGATATGATTGGTGCCACTAATATAATCCCCCATAGCCACTGGAGAATATGGACCAATAAAAACACTGCCGGCATGTTCAATTTTTGAAAAAACGGATTCGTTATCTTTTGTTTGAATTTCTAAATGTTCGGGAGCCAACTCATTCGAAAACCAAATACAATCTTCTATACTCGGAAAAACCAAAATAGCTGAATTTTTATAAATGGAATTTTGTTTCATCTCTAAACGTTTGGGGCGTGCAACAAAGGCTTTTTCCAATTCTTCACTTACCTTTTTTGCAAAATCTTCCTCTGTTGTGAGTAAAATGGCAGAAGAATCTTCCCCATGTTCTGCTTGCGATAACATATCACAGGCGATCCATTTTGGGTTAGCAGAAGAATCAGCAATAATACAAACCTCACTTGGGCCAGCAGGACTATCAATACCAATGATTCCTTGCCCAGCTAAATACGATTTTGCGGCTGCTACATATGCATTTCCAGGACCAACAATGAATTCTGATTTTGGAATGGATTCAGTTCCGTAAGCGGCTGCTGCAATTCCCTGTGCTCCACCGATTGTGACAATGCGATTTACTTCCAAAATTTGGCAGAGCCAAACAAGAATATCCGGAAGACCATCTTTTTGTGGCGGAGTGATGAGTTGGATATTTTTGACTCCTGCAATTTTGGCAGGGATCACACCCATGAGAACACTAGATGGATACAGTGCCTTCCCACCAGGAGCATAAACAGAAAGAGAAGGAATGGGAGTGTATTTGACACCCAATCGGTTGCCATCAATGGTCCTTGACCATGACTCTCTTTTTTGTGCCTCGTGAAAGGCTTCGATATTCGATTTAGCCCGAAGGAAGGCTTCTTTCACATTTTGATCTAGATTTGTTTGTATGGAATGCGGATCAAGGCTAACCGAATGTAACTGAATCCCGTCAAATTTTTCTGTGTATTCGATAAGGGCTTTGTCTCCCCTCGTTCGAACGGCCTCTAAGATTGGAAGGATTTTTGCCGTAGCAGAACTCAGGTCTTCTTTCGCTCCCGAAAGGAAACGATCCAATTCTTTTTTAGAATTTCTGTCGGAACGTAAAATGGGAATCGGCATAAAATCAGCATGAGGGGAAGACCTTCCCTAAACAAGCTTTTTGTCAGAAACGGGAAGAGAATTCGATTTGGTACCTCGAGC contains:
- the mfd gene encoding transcription-repair coupling factor, with protein sequence MSKEIEDRKFNPKLVLSEIKTTLVNLSGIPESAHSFVTGSLYETLNSDSTFLVVLPTNQDAESFSRELLSFLPQEEIFYFPGPENIPYEYTKWQMEWKRDRILTINRILSGNRCLVVTSVSALLRKLPVKDSLKGKSITLKLGKDFPLDRLLSDLVNLGYHREEVCEQFGHFSLKGGILDIYTPYLANPVRIDFFGDTVDEIRTFDPNTQKSIAKIQEIVITAANETIVSREEKTKYQEILVSHKERRLPIDSELEIIEEHLPLIRNHEGFLNFFPKKPIVIFPRFFDTKERSYGMEREYNTLFEKKKEEALCLKPEDLLSFGEEWNTLISEETPGIRFSLLPDHQKNFSYEPITEVRGFRGKIREAKEYFLELLNEDPKNKIFITSSFSAQMMRLKGLFSENELETVHSESEEPRPLPLNSVKPGIHLVISDLKRGFHVLEDNTYIFTDNDLFGRQYKRKTRYKKQASQMIESFIDLKEGDYVVHVNHGVGRFVKIERTKADGKERDFLKLEYAGGDSLFVPLDQISLVQKYIGGTDTPKLDTLGKNSWKKAKDRVQESVDKLAEELVLLYSNRMKLNGFAFPPDTIWQEEFEAAFEFEETPDQISAIESVKQDLESARPMDRLVCGDVGYGKTEVAIRAAFKVIMAGKQVMLLTPTTILSLQHFNTFKQRYENYPVKIAFVSRFRSAAEIREDLKNFSEGKIDMLIGTHAILSSKVKPKNLGLLIIDEEQKFGVTHKEAIKKFKNLVDVLTLTATPIPRTLHMALTGIRELSIISTAPKNRQSVETYVLEEDDTLIQEAIRKEIERGGQVFYLYNRVESIEEEAAYIRSLVPEVSVGILHGQLTEDEIEETLVDFYEKKYDILVTTTIIESGIDMPNVNTLIVKRADMFGLSQLYQIRGRVGRSDRKAYAYMFYPSKKLMTELAEKRLNTIFEYQELGSGFKVAMRDLEIRGAGNLLGKEQSGDIMEVGFDLYVKMLEEAISRIKGEEIRVEVRTAVNLKTNFYLPDDYIPDTKQKIEFYKRFEGSANLDEIEELSLEMEDRFGELPQIAKTFVELEKIRTLASNLGFEFVTEKPEEILFKCGTYFRGNPDRVIQAMAKFKGLLISPQEPSVLRYTIPEREDLQKIKKLLSLLEFLAA
- the panC gene encoding pantoate--beta-alanine ligase gives rise to the protein MIVISNIPELKKQIGIWKREGSSIGFCPTMGSLHSGHMDLVETSKKKTDKTIVSIFVNPTQFNDPKDFENYPVNTKTDLKLCEERGVDLVFLPEVKTIYPDTKTPIQMSIPTLQKHLCGRTRPGHFEGVLQIVSKLFHLIEPTTVFFGLKDYQQFRVISAMVENLNFPLEVVGVPTRREPDGLAMSSRNVRLNPKDRETASLIPRMFALAEKTVFGGERNLPLWKEILRDFLLTGSSVRIDYLEVVDPIDLQPIEKMEGEVLLALAVFVGDVRLIDNQIIKIPNET
- the hisD gene encoding histidinol dehydrogenase; the protein is MPIPILRSDRNSKKELDRFLSGAKEDLSSATAKILPILEAVRTRGDKALIEYTEKFDGIQLHSVSLDPHSIQTNLDQNVKEAFLRAKSNIEAFHEAQKRESWSRTIDGNRLGVKYTPIPSLSVYAPGGKALYPSSVLMGVIPAKIAGVKNIQLITPPQKDGLPDILVWLCQILEVNRIVTIGGAQGIAAAAYGTESIPKSEFIVGPGNAYVAAAKSYLAGQGIIGIDSPAGPSEVCIIADSSANPKWIACDMLSQAEHGEDSSAILLTTEEDFAKKVSEELEKAFVARPKRLEMKQNSIYKNSAILVFPSIEDCIWFSNELAPEHLEIQTKDNESVFSKIEHAGSVFIGPYSPVAMGDYISGTNHILPTARGSRIYSSLGVDTFLKRVTFQEVTKESLETLYPFVKLMSELEGLDEEHGTSVKVRTEESL